In Capillimicrobium parvum, a genomic segment contains:
- a CDS encoding alpha/beta fold hydrolase: MRVSNDGVTLNVQDDGPQDGPPVVFLHGVSGSRHAYAWLPPEILLGRRVLRVDQRGHGDSAKTPGAYGIEDYTGDAVAILRAVGRPAVLVGHSLGGCVAWTVAQRHPELVTAVFLEDPPLFYSEAAEFETSAARQAFPVLRDRTIQWQAEGASAETMSERIGEQWFGRDHTLRLREVLTDDALQAMGRAYHDLDPAVLQGAADNSTLEGIDLTAPVEAPVLLLAADESQGGVFAARHAERLHATHRGIEVVALDGCGHSIGGARRFRRAYLEQLTRFLDEHAPVAPG; encoded by the coding sequence ATGCGCGTCTCCAACGACGGGGTCACCCTGAACGTGCAGGACGACGGGCCGCAGGACGGCCCCCCCGTGGTCTTCCTGCACGGCGTGTCGGGCAGCCGCCACGCGTACGCCTGGCTGCCCCCGGAGATCCTCCTCGGCCGGCGCGTCCTGCGCGTCGACCAGCGCGGGCACGGGGACTCCGCCAAGACGCCGGGCGCCTACGGGATCGAGGACTACACCGGCGACGCCGTCGCCATCCTGCGCGCGGTCGGCCGCCCCGCCGTCCTGGTCGGGCACTCGCTCGGCGGCTGCGTCGCGTGGACCGTGGCCCAGCGCCATCCCGAGCTCGTCACGGCGGTGTTCCTCGAGGACCCGCCGCTGTTCTACAGCGAGGCGGCCGAGTTCGAGACGAGCGCCGCGCGTCAGGCGTTCCCGGTCCTGCGCGACCGGACGATCCAGTGGCAGGCCGAGGGCGCGAGCGCGGAGACCATGAGCGAGCGCATCGGCGAGCAGTGGTTCGGCCGGGACCACACGCTGCGCCTGCGCGAGGTGCTCACCGACGACGCGCTGCAGGCCATGGGCCGCGCCTACCACGACCTGGATCCCGCCGTCCTCCAGGGAGCCGCGGACAACTCCACGCTCGAGGGCATCGACCTCACGGCGCCCGTCGAGGCGCCCGTGCTCCTGCTCGCCGCCGACGAGTCGCAGGGCGGCGTGTTCGCGGCCCGCCACGCCGAGCGCCTGCACGCCACGCACCGCGGCATCGAGGTCGTCGCGCTCGACGGCTGCGGGCACAGCATCGGCGGCGCGCGCCGCTTCCGCCGAGCCTACCTCGAGCAGCTCACGCGCTTCCTGGACGAGCACGCCCCGGTCGCGCCAGGCTGA
- a CDS encoding CHASE2 domain-containing protein, with amino-acid sequence MLAGSRVARAVVVGVLAAAIAGGIWAAGWLERPESNLVDARFKVRGDQGSPPEVVVVGIDENAFAHLGQWPFPRRFHARVIRNLLAAGAAKVVYDVQFSEPSGSRRSDQALLDAAQDPRVILGTADIVRAGPGRPAAPDILAGVDRDRVGYANLPLSSGGVMRTFTGSKDGVPSLASLGAGGDPEQGEREIDFAGGIGTVTTIPFHRVFFDRFSERRVKDRIVVVGATAPTLQDVHTTPLGSMSGPEINANAIQTILDGYPLQDTGVAVGILLLLAAAFAAPLATLPKRPLGPLARALIAGAAGFAMLLAGAQLAFDGGWIVPLAAPLLALVLGTLGAVAATYATEVRARHRVRAAFARFVPPAVVDEIVERDGIPPRRVEATVMFCDLRGFTALAEGLQPDQVIEVLNRYLGLVSGAVFDHGGTVVSYQGDGVMSVFGAPIEQPDHAARALAAARQIARDGLPRFNRWLHDRGLTDRTLDVGIGVNTGAVMSGSVGSERRLEYAAVGDATNVAARLQALSRDAPERIFVASTTVDQAGGPADGLRRFGEIELRGRSEPVVVYAA; translated from the coding sequence ATGCTCGCGGGCAGCAGGGTGGCGCGTGCGGTGGTCGTCGGCGTGCTCGCCGCGGCGATCGCGGGCGGCATCTGGGCGGCGGGGTGGCTGGAGCGGCCCGAGTCGAACCTCGTCGACGCGCGCTTCAAGGTGCGCGGCGACCAGGGCAGTCCGCCGGAGGTCGTCGTCGTCGGCATCGACGAGAACGCCTTCGCGCACCTCGGCCAGTGGCCGTTCCCGCGCCGGTTCCATGCCCGGGTCATCCGGAACCTGCTCGCCGCAGGCGCCGCCAAGGTGGTCTATGACGTGCAGTTCTCCGAGCCGTCGGGGTCGCGCCGCAGCGATCAGGCGCTGCTCGACGCGGCGCAGGATCCGCGCGTGATCCTCGGCACCGCCGACATCGTTCGGGCCGGTCCCGGCCGGCCGGCCGCGCCCGACATCCTGGCCGGGGTCGACCGGGACCGGGTCGGCTACGCGAACCTCCCGCTGAGCTCGGGCGGCGTGATGCGCACGTTCACGGGATCGAAGGACGGCGTGCCCAGCCTGGCCTCGCTCGGCGCGGGGGGTGACCCCGAACAGGGCGAGCGGGAGATCGACTTCGCCGGGGGCATCGGGACCGTTACCACGATCCCGTTTCACCGGGTGTTCTTCGATCGCTTCTCCGAGCGCAGGGTCAAGGACAGGATCGTCGTCGTCGGCGCCACGGCACCCACGCTGCAGGACGTCCACACGACGCCGCTGGGGAGCATGTCCGGCCCGGAGATCAACGCCAACGCCATCCAGACGATCCTCGACGGCTACCCGCTGCAGGACACCGGCGTCGCCGTCGGCATCCTGCTCCTCCTCGCCGCCGCCTTCGCCGCGCCGCTCGCCACGCTCCCCAAGCGCCCGCTCGGCCCGCTCGCCCGCGCGCTGATCGCTGGTGCGGCGGGGTTCGCGATGCTCCTCGCCGGCGCGCAGCTCGCCTTCGACGGCGGCTGGATCGTCCCGCTGGCGGCGCCGCTGCTCGCGCTGGTCCTCGGGACGCTCGGCGCCGTCGCGGCCACCTACGCGACCGAGGTCCGCGCGCGCCACCGGGTCCGCGCCGCCTTCGCCCGCTTCGTCCCGCCCGCCGTGGTCGACGAGATCGTGGAGCGCGACGGCATCCCGCCCAGGCGCGTCGAGGCGACCGTCATGTTCTGCGACCTGCGCGGCTTCACCGCGCTGGCCGAGGGCCTGCAGCCCGACCAGGTCATCGAGGTGCTCAACCGCTACCTGGGCCTGGTCTCTGGCGCGGTGTTCGACCACGGCGGGACGGTCGTCTCCTACCAGGGCGACGGCGTCATGTCGGTCTTCGGCGCCCCGATCGAGCAGCCCGACCACGCGGCGCGAGCGCTTGCCGCCGCGCGCCAGATCGCGCGGGACGGGCTGCCGCGGTTCAACCGCTGGCTGCACGACCGGGGCCTGACCGACCGCACGCTCGACGTCGGCATCGGCGTCAACACCGGCGCCGTCATGTCGGGCAGCGTCGGGTCGGAGCGGCGGCTGGAGTACGCCGCGGTCGGGGACGCGACGAACGTCGCCGCGCGCCTGCAGGCGCTCAGCCGCGACGCGCCCGAGCGGATCTTCGTCGCCTCGACCACGGTGGATCAGGCCGGCGGTCCGGCGGACGGGCTGCGCCGCTTCGGCGAGATCGAGCTGCGCGGCCGCAGCGAGCCGGTGGTCGTCTACGCCGCCTAA
- a CDS encoding NHL domain-containing protein, translating to MTRRQLSLSLLVALFAVVALAVSTSHGQAVDRIDTGAGTGTAGFGGDGGPATTALLNTPSDVSPQADGDFFIADTANDRIRRVSAAGAIATVPGPSAELTLNAPRGVAALSDGGFLIADTGNNLVRLVSAAGTVTNVAGTGTAGFSGDRGAATEALLNAPQGVAALPDGSILIADTGNNRIRRVSDGVITTVAGTGPAAFNGDGAPATRVALNAPARVAPLAGGGFLIADTGNDRIRRVDTAGNISTIAGTGTAGFAGDGGPATAAQLDAPQGIAVRADGSLVVADTANDRVRAIAADGTIRTIAGTGAAGFSGDGGPASAARLAGPRAVAQGTGRLLVADTANHRIRAITTVAPQPDSGVPATLPQPAEQPPPGVAPPTIGANAVVAPVAGKVRVRLAGHRGFVALTGAENVGLGSELDATKGAVAVFFITTKQGRAASAIASGGRFLLLQPDVLDRNQRPGLLSLSARLTGCPRRAATRVHLLRSATARAARKGSPRRRVRVHARGRIRTKGRYGSAIVRGTQWTIQDQCPPIRPAGTKFVVTEGIVSVRDFVKHRSVLVRAGRRYLARARVR from the coding sequence ATGACGCGCAGACAGCTCTCGCTCTCACTCCTCGTCGCGCTGTTCGCCGTCGTGGCCCTTGCGGTGTCCACTTCGCACGGGCAGGCGGTTGATCGCATCGACACGGGCGCTGGGACGGGGACCGCCGGGTTCGGCGGCGACGGCGGCCCGGCGACGACCGCGCTGCTCAACACGCCGTCGGACGTGTCCCCACAGGCCGACGGCGACTTCTTCATCGCGGACACGGCGAACGACCGCATCCGCCGGGTGTCCGCGGCCGGCGCGATCGCCACGGTGCCGGGCCCGTCCGCGGAGCTGACCCTCAACGCTCCGCGCGGCGTGGCCGCCCTCTCCGACGGGGGCTTCCTCATCGCCGATACCGGCAACAACCTCGTGCGCCTGGTCAGCGCGGCCGGCACCGTGACGAACGTGGCCGGCACCGGGACGGCCGGCTTCTCCGGCGACCGGGGCGCGGCCACCGAGGCGCTGCTCAACGCCCCGCAGGGCGTCGCGGCGCTGCCGGACGGCTCCATCCTCATCGCCGACACCGGCAACAACCGCATCCGCCGGGTGAGCGACGGCGTCATCACGACCGTCGCGGGGACCGGCCCGGCGGCGTTCAACGGCGACGGCGCGCCGGCGACGCGCGTCGCGCTCAACGCGCCGGCGCGCGTCGCGCCGCTGGCGGGCGGAGGCTTCCTGATCGCCGACACCGGCAACGACCGCATCCGCCGCGTCGACACGGCGGGCAACATCTCCACGATCGCCGGGACCGGCACCGCGGGCTTCGCCGGCGACGGCGGCCCCGCGACCGCCGCTCAGCTCGACGCGCCCCAGGGGATCGCCGTGCGCGCCGACGGCTCGCTCGTCGTCGCGGACACGGCCAACGACCGCGTCCGCGCCATCGCGGCCGACGGCACCATCCGCACGATCGCGGGAACGGGCGCCGCGGGCTTCTCCGGCGACGGCGGCCCCGCCTCCGCGGCCCGGCTCGCCGGCCCGCGCGCGGTCGCGCAGGGCACGGGACGCCTGCTCGTCGCCGACACCGCCAACCACCGCATCCGCGCGATCACGACCGTCGCCCCGCAGCCCGACTCCGGGGTGCCCGCGACGCTGCCCCAGCCCGCCGAGCAGCCGCCGCCCGGCGTCGCGCCGCCGACCATCGGGGCCAACGCGGTCGTCGCGCCGGTCGCCGGCAAGGTGCGGGTGCGACTGGCCGGCCATCGCGGCTTCGTCGCGCTGACCGGGGCGGAGAACGTCGGGCTCGGCTCCGAGCTCGACGCGACGAAGGGCGCCGTCGCGGTGTTCTTCATCACCACGAAGCAGGGCCGCGCGGCGAGCGCCATCGCCTCCGGCGGCCGGTTCCTGCTCCTCCAGCCCGACGTCCTGGACCGCAACCAGCGTCCGGGCCTGCTGTCGCTGAGCGCCAGGCTCACCGGCTGTCCGAGGCGCGCCGCGACCCGTGTCCACCTCCTGCGCAGCGCGACGGCAAGGGCGGCGCGCAAGGGCTCTCCGCGGCGGCGGGTCCGCGTGCACGCCCGCGGACGGATCCGGACGAAGGGCCGCTACGGCTCGGCGATCGTGCGCGGCACCCAGTGGACGATCCAGGACCAGTGCCCGCCCATCCGCCCCGCCGGCACGAAGTTCGTCGTGACCGAGGGCATCGTGTCCGTCCGCGACTTCGTCAAGCACCGCAGCGTGCTCGTGCGCGCCGGCCGGCGCTACCTCGCCCGCGCCCGCGTGCGCTGA
- a CDS encoding Crp/Fnr family transcriptional regulator produces the protein MAGGEFAWLLEEAPREVGELLQRARRRRFAAGEVVFHAGDPADTMHLVRSGRFAVRIVTEFGDVATLNVVGPGSAFGELALLTPGAPRSATVAALEDGETLSIHEIEFKRLRAQRPETDSLLIGVLAARVRQLSEELVEALYLPADTRVRRRLLDAVAAYGPVEAGAVVPLTQEELASMAGTSRATVNRVLREEQDHGSVELGRGRTTLVDPAALEHRARGLFT, from the coding sequence ATGGCGGGTGGCGAGTTCGCGTGGCTGCTGGAGGAGGCGCCCCGAGAGGTCGGCGAGCTGCTGCAGCGCGCGCGCCGGCGCCGCTTCGCGGCGGGCGAGGTCGTCTTCCACGCCGGCGACCCGGCCGACACGATGCACCTGGTCCGCTCCGGCCGCTTCGCCGTGCGGATCGTCACCGAGTTCGGCGACGTCGCGACGCTCAACGTGGTCGGGCCGGGCTCGGCGTTCGGCGAGCTCGCGCTGCTCACGCCCGGCGCGCCGCGCAGCGCGACGGTCGCGGCGCTCGAGGACGGCGAGACGCTGTCGATCCACGAGATCGAGTTCAAGCGCCTGCGCGCGCAGCGGCCGGAGACCGACTCGCTGCTGATCGGCGTGCTCGCCGCTCGGGTGCGCCAGCTCTCGGAGGAGCTCGTCGAGGCGCTCTACCTGCCGGCCGACACACGCGTGAGGCGCCGGCTGCTCGACGCGGTCGCGGCGTACGGCCCGGTCGAGGCGGGCGCGGTCGTCCCGCTCACCCAGGAGGAGCTCGCGTCGATGGCGGGCACGTCGCGCGCGACGGTCAACCGCGTCCTGCGCGAGGAGCAGGACCACGGTTCGGTCGAGCTGGGGCGGGGCCGGACGACGCTGGTCGACCCGGCGGCGCTCGAGCACCGGGCGCGCGGGCTGTTCACGTAG